One segment of Panicum virgatum strain AP13 chromosome 1K, P.virgatum_v5, whole genome shotgun sequence DNA contains the following:
- the LOC120701393 gene encoding cysteine proteinase 1 produces MAHRVLLLLSLAAAAAVAAATADAEDPLIRQVVPGGDDNDLELNAESHFLSFVQRFGKSYKDADEHAYRLSVFKSNLRRARRHQLLDPSAEHGVTKFSDLTPAEFRRTYLGLRKSRRALLRELGGSAHEAPVLPTDGLPEDFDWRDHGAVGPVKNQGSCGSCWSFSASGALEGAHYLATGKLEVLSEQQFVDCDHECDSSEPDSCDSGCNGGLMTTAFSYLQKAGGLESEKEYPYTGRDGKCKFDKSKIVASVQNFSVVSVDENQIAANLIKHGPLAIGINAAYMQTYIGGVSCPYICGRHLDHGVLLVGYGAAGFAPIRLKEKPYWIIKNSWGENWGENGYYKICRGSNVRNKCGVDSMVSTVSAIHASKE; encoded by the exons ATGGCTCatcgcgtcctcctcctcctctccctcgccgcggcggccgcagtagccgccgccaccgccgacgccgaggaCCCCCTGATCCGCCAGGTGGTGCCCGGCGGCGACGACAACGACCTGGAGCTGAACGCGGAGTCCCACTTCCTGAGCTTCGTGCAGCGGTTCGGCAAGTCCTACAAGGACGCCGACGAGCACGCGTACCGGCTGTCCGTGTTCAAGTCCAAcctgcgccgcgcgcgccgccaccagctGCTGGACCCGTCGGCGGAGCACGGCGTCACCAAGTTCTCCGACCTGACGCCGGCCGAGTTCCGCCGGACCTACCTCGGCCTCCGCAAGTCCCGGCGCGCGCTCCTCAGGGAGCTCGGGGGCTCGGCGCACGAGGCGCCCgtgctccccacggacggcctCCCCGAGGACTTCGACTGGAGGGACCACGGCGCCGTCGGCCCCGTCAAGAACCAG GGTTCATGCGGGTCGTGCTGGTCGTTCAGCGCGTCGGGAGCGCTGGAGGGTGCGCACTACCTCGCCACCGGCAAGCTGGAGGTGCTCTCCGAGCAGCAGTTTGTCGACTGCGACCATGAG TGTGATTCATCAGAACCTGATTCTTGTGATTCGGGATGCAATGGTGGGCTGATGACCACGGCCTTCAGTTATCTCCAGAAAGCTGGTGGCCTTGAGAGCGAGAAGGAATACCCTTACACTGGGAGAGATGGCAAATGCAAATTTGACAAGTCGAAGATTGTTGCTTCCGTTCAAAACTTCAGTGTTGTCTCTGTGGATGAAAACCAAATTGCTGCCAACCTTATCAAACATGGTCCACTGGCAA TTGGTATCAATGCTGCCTACATGCAGACATACATCGGTGGTGTGTCATGCCCATACATCTGCGGCAGGCACCTCGACCATGGTGTTCTCCTTGTCGGCTATGGTGCAGCTGGTTTCGCCCCCATCCGCCTGAAGGAGAAGCCCTACTGGATCATCAAGAACTCGTGGGGTGAGAACTGGGGCGAGAATGGATACTACAAGATCTGCAGGGGCTCCAACGTCCGCAACAAGTGTGGCGTCGACTCCATGGTCTCCACGGTCTCCGCCATCCATGCTTCTAAGGAGTAG